The following proteins come from a genomic window of Chanos chanos chromosome 15, fChaCha1.1, whole genome shotgun sequence:
- the cyb5d2 gene encoding neuferricin, with protein MYKYIIALISVFVAVLTVPYEWLTLYGALSLFRPMEQQSASDAPARLLTQTELALYNGEENSKGLYLAILGQVFDVEKGRKHYGPGGGYRFFSGRDASRAFVTGDFTEAGLTDDLTDLSPSQIVALYDWLAFYQRDYTPAGRLIGRFYNEAGQPSETLKQVESLLSEGLKLKAQTEAQNQLYPACNSEWSSANGGRVWCSTKSGGVNRDWTGVPRMLFSPGSGQSRCVCVRLDDPTHSGNANLREYEDCPPLSESCLLPES; from the exons ATGTATAAGTATATAATAGCgctcatctctgtgtttgtggcagtTTTGACTGTTCCCTATGAATGGCTTACTCTTTATGGCGCCCTGTCACTGTTTCGCCCCATGGAGCAGCAGAGCGCTTCTGACGCACCTGCCCGGCTTTTGACCCAAACTGAACTGGCGCTTTACAACGGAGAGGAGAACAGCAAGGGGCTATACCTCGCGATTTTGGGTCAGGTATTTGACGTGGAAAAAGGACGAAAACATTATGGACCAGGAGGAGGTTACAGATTCTTCTCAG GTAGAGACGCGTCGCGGGCCTTTGTCACGGGAGATTTCACAGAGGCTGGACTGACTGATGACTTGACAGATCTCTCACCTTCTCAGATAGTGGCTCTGTATGACTGGTTGGCTTTCTATCAGAGAGACTACACGCCGGCTG GTCGTTTAATTGGCCGTTTCTATAACGAGGCTGGGCAGCCGTCAGAGACCCTGAAGCAGGTGGAGAGTTTGCTATCAGAAGGACTGAAACTCAAGGCTCAGACCGAGGCCCAAAACCAGCTTTACCCAGCATGCAACTCAGAGTGGAGCTCAGCCAATGGAGGGCGAGTGTGGTGTTCCACCAAAAG TGGTGGTGTAAACAGAGATTGGACCGGAGTACCCAGAATGCTTTTCTCCCCTGGCTCAGGGCAGTCTCGCTGCGTCTGCGTGCGGCTCGATGACCCTACACACTCAGGCAACGCCAACCTGAGGGAGTACGAAGACTGCCCCCCTCTCTCGGAGTCATGCCTCCTTCCAGAGTCCTAA